The Sphingobacterium bambusae genome includes a window with the following:
- a CDS encoding SGNH/GDSL hydrolase family protein translates to MESRRNFLAKSLLSLGAATLGAKSLLAAETTAKPSGKISVQTNDIILFQGDSITDAGRKREQTQANDTAAFGNGYALLAGSTLLNRYADKNIQVYNRGISGNRVPDLVKRWDNDALALKPTILSILIGVNDFWRTKDSGAQNSSTQYKEQYQQLLETTLKALPNVKLIIGEPFGVKGVKHVKDNWYPDFLGYQQAAKEIAKEFNAVFLPYQSVFDKAASRGAGNYWTTDGVHTSMAGANLMAQAWLDLIK, encoded by the coding sequence ATGGAATCAAGAAGAAATTTTTTAGCCAAGAGCCTACTATCGTTGGGGGCTGCAACATTGGGCGCCAAAAGCCTCCTTGCAGCAGAAACAACAGCCAAGCCCAGCGGCAAGATAAGTGTACAAACGAACGATATCATCCTATTTCAGGGCGATTCGATTACCGACGCGGGTCGTAAACGAGAGCAGACGCAAGCCAATGACACTGCAGCCTTCGGAAATGGCTATGCGCTGCTTGCAGGCAGCACCCTCCTCAATAGATATGCTGATAAAAATATTCAGGTGTACAACCGGGGAATCAGTGGCAACAGGGTGCCCGATCTTGTCAAACGCTGGGATAATGATGCACTAGCACTAAAACCAACGATACTCAGCATCCTGATTGGCGTGAACGACTTTTGGCGAACAAAAGATAGTGGTGCACAAAACAGCTCCACCCAATACAAAGAACAATACCAGCAATTGCTTGAAACAACCTTGAAAGCATTGCCCAACGTAAAATTGATTATTGGTGAGCCCTTTGGCGTAAAAGGTGTGAAACACGTAAAAGACAACTGGTATCCTGATTTCTTAGGCTATCAGCAGGCGGCAAAAGAAATCGCCAAGGAATTCAATGCCGTTTTTCTACCTTACCAGTCCGTGTTTGACAAAGCTGCAAGCCGCGGCGCAGGCAACTATTGGACGACAGATGGTGTGCACACCTCCATGGCCGGTGCCAATCTCATGGCGCAAGCTTGGCTCGACCTCATCAAGTAA
- a CDS encoding aspartate aminotransferase family protein encodes MISNRELFLQNTAQTSSSPRLVEVDKAEGVYLYGPQGERYMDLVSGFNVSNIGHRHPKVLEALQQQMEKYLHVTVYGEFVQAPQVMFATELLAVLPSSFASVYFTNSGAEAVEGSMKIAKKFTGRRQIIAAEKAYHGSTQGALSLIGNDAYRSAYAPLLPEIDFIRFNDRSTLDKINHETAAVIIEAVQGEAGVRVPDLDFIRALRQKCNETGTLLIFDEIQTGFGRTGKMFAFEHFDVVPDILMLAKGIGGGMPLGAFVARKEVMDVIKDNPMLGHITTFGGHPMSCAAARASLQVIQEEQLLDAVPEKAARFRELLDSPKIKEIRGLGLMMCIQLESFDQVYAVSNYCAGQGIMIDWYLHCETALRVAPPLTITLPEIEDACKIIRTAIEKFC; translated from the coding sequence ATGATCAGCAATAGAGAACTTTTTTTACAAAACACGGCGCAAACCTCGTCCTCTCCTCGATTGGTGGAAGTGGATAAAGCCGAAGGTGTTTACCTATACGGACCGCAAGGCGAGCGCTACATGGACCTGGTATCGGGATTCAATGTGAGCAACATTGGGCATCGTCATCCCAAGGTGCTGGAAGCCCTGCAGCAACAAATGGAGAAGTACCTACATGTTACGGTATACGGCGAGTTTGTGCAGGCTCCACAGGTGATGTTTGCGACCGAGTTGCTCGCAGTGCTCCCGTCGAGCTTTGCCTCTGTTTACTTCACCAATAGTGGAGCCGAAGCCGTGGAAGGTTCCATGAAAATTGCCAAGAAATTCACCGGACGTCGGCAGATCATTGCTGCTGAAAAAGCCTATCACGGGAGTACGCAAGGGGCATTGAGCCTAATCGGAAACGATGCATACCGCTCGGCCTATGCTCCGCTATTGCCGGAAATCGATTTTATACGCTTCAATGACCGAAGCACACTGGACAAAATAAACCATGAAACGGCGGCGGTCATTATCGAAGCCGTGCAGGGCGAAGCTGGCGTGCGCGTGCCCGATCTCGACTTTATCCGGGCGCTGCGCCAAAAATGTAATGAAACGGGTACTTTGCTGATCTTTGATGAGATACAAACGGGCTTCGGCAGAACGGGAAAAATGTTTGCCTTTGAGCACTTTGACGTAGTGCCTGATATCCTGATGCTGGCCAAAGGAATAGGTGGAGGCATGCCTCTTGGCGCCTTTGTAGCGAGAAAAGAAGTGATGGATGTTATCAAAGATAATCCCATGCTGGGACATATCACCACCTTCGGCGGACATCCAATGAGCTGTGCTGCAGCACGCGCTTCTCTACAGGTGATCCAAGAAGAACAATTGCTCGATGCCGTACCTGAAAAAGCAGCGCGCTTCCGCGAACTTCTGGACAGCCCAAAGATCAAAGAAATAAGAGGACTAGGTTTGATGATGTGCATACAACTGGAATCCTTTGACCAAGTCTATGCGGTAAGCAATTACTGTGCAGGACAAGGGATTATGATCGATTGGTATCTACACTGCGAAACCGCTTTGCGCGTTGCCCCACCACTTACGATCACGCTCCCTGAAATTGAGGATGCTTGTAAAATTATTCGTACAGCCATTGAAAAGTTCTGTTAA